The Neovison vison isolate M4711 chromosome 13, ASM_NN_V1, whole genome shotgun sequence genome includes a region encoding these proteins:
- the MAX gene encoding protein max isoform X5: MTSSGRMLSWSSKGKARADQVLCSWGIHFSSSLMEDASKRKFRALEKARSSAQLQTNYPSSDNSLYTNAKGSTISAFDGGSDSSSESEPEEPQSRKKLRMEAS; encoded by the exons ATGACCTCAAGCGGCAGAATGCTCTCCTGGAGCAGCAAG GGGAAAGCGAGAGCTGATCAAGTTCTTTGTTCCTGGGGAATtcacttctcttcctccctcatggAAGATGCAAGTAAAAGGAAAT TCCGTGCACTGGAGAAGGCGAGGTCGAGTGCCCAACTGCAGACCAACTACCCCTCCTCAGACAACAGCCTCTACACCAACGCCAAGGGCAGCACCATCTCTGCCTTCGATGGAGGCTCGGACTCCAGCTCGGAGTCGGAGCCCGAAGAGCCCCAAAGCAGGAAGAAGCTCCGGATGGAGGCCAGCTAA